A stretch of Shinella zoogloeoides DNA encodes these proteins:
- the rirA gene encoding iron-responsive transcriptional regulator RirA has product MRLTKQTNYAVRMLMYCAANGEKLSRIPEIARAYGVSELFLFKILQPLTRAGIIETVRGRNGGVRLPRSATEITLFDVVRVTEDSFAMAECFEAGEIECPLVDSCGLNAALRKALNAFFEVLQQYTIDDLVKARPQIGMLLGLENAVARQPAA; this is encoded by the coding sequence ATGCGTCTGACGAAGCAAACCAACTATGCCGTGCGCATGTTGATGTACTGCGCGGCGAACGGGGAGAAGCTCAGCCGCATTCCGGAAATCGCGCGGGCCTACGGCGTTTCGGAACTGTTCCTGTTCAAGATTCTCCAGCCGCTCACCAGGGCCGGGATCATCGAGACCGTACGCGGCCGCAACGGCGGCGTGCGCCTGCCCAGGTCGGCGACGGAGATCACGCTGTTCGACGTGGTGCGGGTGACGGAAGATTCCTTCGCGATGGCGGAATGTTTCGAGGCGGGCGAGATTGAATGCCCGCTCGTCGATAGCTGTGGTTTGAACGCCGCGCTGCGCAAGGCGCTGAACGCCTTCTTCGAGGTGTTGCAGCAATATACGATCGACGATCTCGTCAAGGCGCGTCCGCAGATCGGCATGCTGCTTGGCCTGGAAAACGCCGTGGCCCGCCAGCCGGCGGCTTGA
- a CDS encoding response regulator, whose amino-acid sequence MTATVHILLVDDDPTENIILGALMRKVASYAITLHYVETVDDALGFIRASGPPLDMILMDNRLQPQADFRETVPELRRAGYIGPIGVISSSISDAYFQKIDDYGVDFRIDKAELDPTAIEFILREYVGRDVGAGI is encoded by the coding sequence ATGACAGCAACAGTGCATATCCTGCTCGTCGACGACGACCCCACCGAAAACATCATCCTCGGCGCACTGATGCGCAAGGTCGCAAGCTATGCGATCACGCTTCATTATGTGGAGACCGTGGACGACGCGCTCGGCTTCATCCGCGCGTCCGGCCCGCCGCTCGACATGATCCTGATGGATAACCGGCTCCAGCCGCAGGCGGATTTCCGGGAAACCGTGCCGGAGCTGCGCCGTGCCGGCTATATCGGGCCGATCGGCGTGATCTCCTCGTCGATCAGCGACGCCTATTTCCAGAAGATCGACGATTACGGCGTCGACTTCCGCATCGACAAGGCGGAACTGGACCCGACGGCCATCGAATTCATCCTGCGGGAATATGTCGGGCGCGACGTCGGCGCCGGCATCTGA
- a CDS encoding helix-turn-helix transcriptional regulator, translating into MTTLNGHFRRYGFEGDLEKALNRVDFFRIFHTMALRYGFEHFGVLQLANEHEPSTLAGRLMLHDLPAGLAETYDKRHRLNDSALFKSFYRSTISTVWRTGDRLQNGAAQGADFLEQVGFDMALAVPVHAVNGTRYIVLFLGDGTDIGSTEHFKVCYEANCAFDYFHRQVPANKAGMGLTPRETEILRWISYGKTASEIALIVSVSEHTVNSHTATILKKLDVVNRTQMVAKAIREQIIQ; encoded by the coding sequence GTGACTACACTGAACGGACATTTCCGAAGATACGGTTTCGAAGGCGATCTTGAGAAAGCCCTCAATCGCGTCGATTTCTTCCGTATCTTCCACACGATGGCGCTACGCTACGGCTTCGAGCATTTCGGCGTGCTTCAACTGGCGAACGAGCACGAGCCGAGCACGCTTGCCGGCCGCCTGATGCTGCACGACCTGCCGGCGGGCCTCGCCGAAACCTACGACAAGCGCCATCGCCTCAACGACAGCGCCCTCTTCAAGAGCTTCTACCGATCGACGATCTCCACCGTCTGGCGCACCGGCGACCGCCTGCAGAACGGCGCGGCGCAAGGCGCCGACTTTCTCGAGCAGGTCGGCTTCGACATGGCGCTCGCCGTTCCGGTGCACGCGGTCAACGGCACGCGCTATATCGTGCTCTTCCTCGGCGACGGCACGGATATCGGTAGCACCGAGCATTTCAAGGTCTGCTACGAGGCCAATTGCGCCTTCGACTATTTCCACCGCCAGGTCCCCGCCAACAAGGCGGGCATGGGGCTGACGCCGCGCGAAACGGAAATCCTGCGCTGGATCTCCTACGGCAAGACGGCGAGCGAGATCGCGCTCATCGTTTCCGTATCCGAGCATACCGTGAACTCGCATACGGCGACGATCCTCAAGAAACTCGACGTGGTCAACCGCACGCAGATGGTCGCCAAGGCCATACGCGAGCAGATCATCCAGTAA